One genomic segment of Pseudorca crassidens isolate mPseCra1 chromosome X, mPseCra1.hap1, whole genome shotgun sequence includes these proteins:
- the TCEAL9 gene encoding transcription elongation factor A protein-like 9 → MTPCQKIEGKPENESEPKLEEEPKPEEKPEEEEEPEEEEKTEGTFRERLIQSLQEFKEDIHNRHLSKEDVFREVNELDEIRRVRNKLIVMRWKVNRNHPYPYLM, encoded by the coding sequence ATGACACCCTGTCAAAAGATTGaaggaaaaccagaaaatgaGAGTGAACCAAAACTTGAGGAAGAGCCAAAGCCTGAGGAAAagccagaggaggaggaagagccagaggaggaggaaaaaacagaaggaaCTTTTAGAGAAAGGCTGATTCAGTCTCTCCAGGaatttaaagaagatatacacaacAGGCATTTAAGCAAGGAAGATGTGTTTAGAGAAGTGAATGAATTAGACGAGATAAGGAGAGTAAGAAACAAACTTATAGTGATGCGTTGGAAGGTTAATCGAAACCATCCTTACCCCTATTTAATGTAG